A portion of the Carya illinoinensis cultivar Pawnee chromosome 11, C.illinoinensisPawnee_v1, whole genome shotgun sequence genome contains these proteins:
- the LOC122281725 gene encoding serine/threonine-protein kinase WNK8-like isoform X2 gives MLWSKILPEDTCGYKAFDEVHGIEVAWNQVDIDDVLQSPEQLERLYSEVHLLKSLKHENIIKFYNSWVDDKSKTINLITEFFTSGSLRQYRKKHKNVDMKAIKNWARQILQGLSYLHGQNPPIIHRDLKCDNIFVNGNNGKVKIGDLGLATVLQQPIARSVIGTPEFMAPELYEEEYNDLVDIYSFGMCMLEMVTCEYPYSECKNPAQIYKKVTSGIRPASLSKVKDPQVKQFIEKCLVPASMRLPAMELLKDPFLATGNPKDLNCDLLLLSNNVPMLVNSQQPESHAMDIDSNKGSVGCSMKTSDCSTPEFQRFTETNEFRLRGEKNDENTISFTLRIADPHGQVRNIHFAFYLDSDTTISIAEEMVEQLDLSKEDVAVISELIDNLITKLVPGWKACFGSCSSQSNSSFGDSTVLQIGENSGTVEASPDAVFEHHVLPRVEDEDNQESTVSDISTEYGVSMASDVSNDGGGLGSDNFSCDGSYKGSKRCGGFNSEYGVYDHGGHNETAQKSATSFINSCSGMSKDFSLSSICSLSLADKDQCDELKLELDAIDTQYHQRLIELLRMREVALENAKTRWMAKKKISVI, from the exons ATGTTGTGGAGCAAGATCCTACCGGAAGATACGTGCGG ATACAAGGCATTTGATGAAGTTCATGGAATAGAAGTTGCTTGGAACCAGGTGGACATTGATGATGTATTGCAGTCACCAGAACAGCTGGAAAGATTATATTCAGAGGTTCATCTGCTGAAATCTTTGAAACACGAAAATATTATCAAGTTCTATAATTCATGGGTTGATGATAAGAGCAAGACCATCAACCTAATAACAGAGTTCTTCACTTCTGGGAGTTTGAGACA GTATCGAAAGAAGCATAAGAATGTTGATATGAAGGCCATCAAGAATTGGGCTAGGCAGATTCTTCAAGGTTTAAGCTATTTGCATGGCCAAAATCCTCCAATTATCCACAGAGACCTGAAATGTGACAACATATTTGTTAATGGTAACAATGGAAAAGTTAAAATTGGAGATCTTGGATTGGCAACTGTCTTGCAGCAGCCTATTGCCCGAAGTGTTATTG GCACTCCCGAATTTATGGCTCCCGAGCTCTATGAAGAGGAATACAATGATCTTGTCGATATATATTCTTTTGGTATGTGCATGTTAGAAATGGTTACTTGTGAATATCCATATAGTGAATGCAAAAATCCCGCTCAAATATACAAGAAGGTCACCTCT GGCATTAGGCCTGCTTCTCTCAGTAAAGTGAAAGACCCTCAAGTCAAGCAGTTCATAGAGAAGTGTCTGGTTCCAGCATCTATGAGATTGCCAGCAATGGAGCTGTTGAAAGATCCATTCCTTGCAACTGGAAATCCGAAGGATCTCAATTGTGATTTGCTGCTGTTGTCCAATAATGTGCCCATGCTGGTGAACTCACAACAGCCTGAATCTCATGCCATGGATATAGACTCTAACAAGGGTTCTGTTGGCTGTAGTATGAAAACTTCTGACTGTTCAACTCCAGAATTTCAGAGGTTTACTGAGACTAATGAATTTAGGTTAAGAGGGGAGAAAAATGATGAGAATACAATTTCATTTACTCTGCGCATTGCTGATCCTCATG GTCAGGTGAGAAACATCCATTTTGCGTTTTATCTTGATTCTGATACTACAATATCAATAGCTGAGGAGATGGTTGAGCAACTTGATCTGTCAAAAGAAGATGTGGCCGTCATTTCTGAGTTAATTGACAACTTGATAACAAAGCTTGTACCTGGATGGAAAGCTTGTTTTGGGAGTTGCTCGTCACAATCAAATAGTTCATTTGGTGATTCTACTGTACTTCAGATTGGGGAAAATTCTGGGACAGTAGAGGCTTCTCCGGATGCAGTTTTTGAGCACCATGTTCTCCCACGTGTGGAAGATGAAGACAATCAAGAATCAACTGTTTCAGATATATCTACAGAGTATGGCGTCTCAATGGCTTCAGATGTCTCTAATGATGGTGGTGGTTTAGGGTCCGATAATTTCAGTTGTGATGGATCCTATAAAGGTTCAAAACGGTGTGGTGGGTTTAATTCAGAGTATGGGGTTTATGATCATGGCGGGCATAACGAGACTGCACAAAAATCTGCAACCTCCTTTATTAATTCATGTTCGGGTATGTCAAAAGACTTCAGCTTGTCGAGCATATGTTCACTATCTCTGGCAGACAAGGATCAGTGTGATGAGCTGAAGCTGGAGCTGGATGCGATTGATACGCAGTATCACCAACGTTTAATTGAACTCCTGAGGATGAGGGAGGTAGCATTAGAAAATGCCAAAACGAGGTGGATGGCAAAGAAGAAAATATCAGTCATTTGA
- the LOC122281725 gene encoding serine/threonine-protein kinase WNK8-like isoform X1, whose protein sequence is MDFGAGPKLEAQDGDVVEQDPTGRYVRYNEVLGRGAFKTVYKAFDEVHGIEVAWNQVDIDDVLQSPEQLERLYSEVHLLKSLKHENIIKFYNSWVDDKSKTINLITEFFTSGSLRQYRKKHKNVDMKAIKNWARQILQGLSYLHGQNPPIIHRDLKCDNIFVNGNNGKVKIGDLGLATVLQQPIARSVIGTPEFMAPELYEEEYNDLVDIYSFGMCMLEMVTCEYPYSECKNPAQIYKKVTSGIRPASLSKVKDPQVKQFIEKCLVPASMRLPAMELLKDPFLATGNPKDLNCDLLLLSNNVPMLVNSQQPESHAMDIDSNKGSVGCSMKTSDCSTPEFQRFTETNEFRLRGEKNDENTISFTLRIADPHGQVRNIHFAFYLDSDTTISIAEEMVEQLDLSKEDVAVISELIDNLITKLVPGWKACFGSCSSQSNSSFGDSTVLQIGENSGTVEASPDAVFEHHVLPRVEDEDNQESTVSDISTEYGVSMASDVSNDGGGLGSDNFSCDGSYKGSKRCGGFNSEYGVYDHGGHNETAQKSATSFINSCSGMSKDFSLSSICSLSLADKDQCDELKLELDAIDTQYHQRLIELLRMREVALENAKTRWMAKKKISVI, encoded by the exons ATGGACTTTGGTGCGGGTCCGAAATTGGAGGCTCAGGACGGTGATGTTGTGGAGCAAGATCCTACCGGAAGATACGTGCGG TATAACGAAGTCTTGGGGAGAGGAGCATTTAAGACTGT ATACAAGGCATTTGATGAAGTTCATGGAATAGAAGTTGCTTGGAACCAGGTGGACATTGATGATGTATTGCAGTCACCAGAACAGCTGGAAAGATTATATTCAGAGGTTCATCTGCTGAAATCTTTGAAACACGAAAATATTATCAAGTTCTATAATTCATGGGTTGATGATAAGAGCAAGACCATCAACCTAATAACAGAGTTCTTCACTTCTGGGAGTTTGAGACA GTATCGAAAGAAGCATAAGAATGTTGATATGAAGGCCATCAAGAATTGGGCTAGGCAGATTCTTCAAGGTTTAAGCTATTTGCATGGCCAAAATCCTCCAATTATCCACAGAGACCTGAAATGTGACAACATATTTGTTAATGGTAACAATGGAAAAGTTAAAATTGGAGATCTTGGATTGGCAACTGTCTTGCAGCAGCCTATTGCCCGAAGTGTTATTG GCACTCCCGAATTTATGGCTCCCGAGCTCTATGAAGAGGAATACAATGATCTTGTCGATATATATTCTTTTGGTATGTGCATGTTAGAAATGGTTACTTGTGAATATCCATATAGTGAATGCAAAAATCCCGCTCAAATATACAAGAAGGTCACCTCT GGCATTAGGCCTGCTTCTCTCAGTAAAGTGAAAGACCCTCAAGTCAAGCAGTTCATAGAGAAGTGTCTGGTTCCAGCATCTATGAGATTGCCAGCAATGGAGCTGTTGAAAGATCCATTCCTTGCAACTGGAAATCCGAAGGATCTCAATTGTGATTTGCTGCTGTTGTCCAATAATGTGCCCATGCTGGTGAACTCACAACAGCCTGAATCTCATGCCATGGATATAGACTCTAACAAGGGTTCTGTTGGCTGTAGTATGAAAACTTCTGACTGTTCAACTCCAGAATTTCAGAGGTTTACTGAGACTAATGAATTTAGGTTAAGAGGGGAGAAAAATGATGAGAATACAATTTCATTTACTCTGCGCATTGCTGATCCTCATG GTCAGGTGAGAAACATCCATTTTGCGTTTTATCTTGATTCTGATACTACAATATCAATAGCTGAGGAGATGGTTGAGCAACTTGATCTGTCAAAAGAAGATGTGGCCGTCATTTCTGAGTTAATTGACAACTTGATAACAAAGCTTGTACCTGGATGGAAAGCTTGTTTTGGGAGTTGCTCGTCACAATCAAATAGTTCATTTGGTGATTCTACTGTACTTCAGATTGGGGAAAATTCTGGGACAGTAGAGGCTTCTCCGGATGCAGTTTTTGAGCACCATGTTCTCCCACGTGTGGAAGATGAAGACAATCAAGAATCAACTGTTTCAGATATATCTACAGAGTATGGCGTCTCAATGGCTTCAGATGTCTCTAATGATGGTGGTGGTTTAGGGTCCGATAATTTCAGTTGTGATGGATCCTATAAAGGTTCAAAACGGTGTGGTGGGTTTAATTCAGAGTATGGGGTTTATGATCATGGCGGGCATAACGAGACTGCACAAAAATCTGCAACCTCCTTTATTAATTCATGTTCGGGTATGTCAAAAGACTTCAGCTTGTCGAGCATATGTTCACTATCTCTGGCAGACAAGGATCAGTGTGATGAGCTGAAGCTGGAGCTGGATGCGATTGATACGCAGTATCACCAACGTTTAATTGAACTCCTGAGGATGAGGGAGGTAGCATTAGAAAATGCCAAAACGAGGTGGATGGCAAAGAAGAAAATATCAGTCATTTGA
- the LOC122281761 gene encoding plant UBX domain-containing protein 10-like, producing the protein MVDVADKLAYFQAITGLDDPDLCTEILAAHGWDLELAISSFTSTNVVPQDISTAETTSAAGDGFGGSVASNLESRRGVSERSEQTANEVARPGLAWKLVTLPISVVSGSLGLITGAIGLGLWAAGGVISYSMGMIGLGPGSGRTGESARLVPLSAAASEATDFVAAFERDYGSRRPNFVSEGFMDALQRSRNEFKLMFVYLHSPDHLDSPLFCEQTLCSETLAAFVNENFVPWGGSIRASEGFKMSNSLKASRFPFCAIVMAATNQRIALLQQVEGPKSPEEMLMILQKVLEESAPVLVAARLDAEERRNNTRLREEQDAAYRAALEADQARERQWREEQERLEREAAEAERKRKEEEETRERAAREAAEKEAALAKMRHEKALSLGAEPEKGPNVTQVLVRFPTGERKERRFHSTATIQSLYDYVDSLGCLEVENYSLVSNFPRVIYGPEKLSLTLNEAGLHPQASLFVELN; encoded by the exons ATGGTTGATGTAGCCGACAAATTGGCGTATTTCCAAGCCATCACGGGCCTCGATGATCCCGATTTGTGCACTGAGATCCTCGCTGCCCATGGCTGGGACCTCGAGCTTGCGATCTCCTCCTTCACCAGCACCAACGTCGTACCGCAGGATATCTCCACTGCGGAGACCACATCCGCCGCAGGGGATGGATTCGGCGGTTCGGTGGCTTCCAATTTAGAATCGCGTCGAGGAGTCTCCGAACGATCGGAACAGACCGCGAACGAGGTCGCTCGTCCCGGTTTGGCGTGGAAGCTAGTTACTTTGCCGATTTCTGTTGTTTCCGGTAGTCTGGGATTGATAACCGGCGCGATTGGGCTCGGACTATGGGCTGCGGGGGGCGTGATCTCGTACTCTATGGGAATGATCGGGCTGGGCCCCGGTTCGGGCCGGACAGGGGAGTCCGCCCGGTTGGTTCCATTGTCGGCGGCGGCATCGGAGGCTACGGACTTCGTGGCAGCTTTCGAGAGGGATTACGGGTCGAGGAGGCCAAATTTCGTGAGCGAGGGGTTCATGGACGCGCTGCAAAGGTCGAGGAACGAGTTCAAGCTCATGTTCGTGTACTTGCACTCTCCGGATCATCTGGACTCGCCTTTGTTCTGCGAGCAGACTCTGTGCTCGGAGACCTTGGCGGCGTTCGTCAACGAGAACTTCGTCCCATGGGGAGGGAGTATTAGGGCTAGCGAAGGGTTCAAGATGAGTAACAGCTTGAAGGCGTCGCGGTTTCCATTCTGTGCCATTGTTATGGCGGCTACAAATCAGAGGATTGCGCTGCTCCAGCAG GTTGAGGGACCAAAATCTCCTGAAGAAATGCTCATGATATTACAGAAAGTTCTTGAAGAAAGTGCTCCTGTTCTTGTTGCAGCAAGGCTTGAtgcagaagaaagaagaaacaacACACGCTTAAGGGAGGAGCAAGATGCTGCTTACAGAGCAGCTCTTGAAGCTGATCAA GCTAGGGAACGCCAGTGGAGAGAAGAGCAAGAACGTCTTGAAAGAGAAGCTGCTGAAGCTGAGAGGAAACGCAAGGAGGAAGAAGAGACTCGTGAAAGAGCTGCACGTGAAGCTGCAGAGAAAGAAGCTGCATTAGCAAAAATGCGGCATGAGAAAGCCTTGTCACTTGGTGCTGAACCTGAAAAAGGGCCTAATGTTACACAG GTTCTAGTGCGGTTTCCTACTGGAGAACGCAAGGAGAGGAGGTTTCACAGTACTGCAACGATTCAGTCTCTATATGACTATGTTGATTCTTTGGGCTGTTTAGAAGTCGAGAATTATAGCCTTGTCTCTAACTTTCCTCGGGTCATTTATGGCCCAGAGAAACTGTCTTTGACATTGAATGAAGCAGGATTGCATCCTCAGGCCAGCCTTTTTGTGGAGCTGAACTGA
- the LOC122282126 gene encoding zinc finger HIT domain-containing protein 2 isoform X1 → MAEMILTSEKLSNSSSLNPPSRIICHVCQKQFSQYTCPRCNSRYCSLHCYKSHSLRCTESFMRENVVEELQQMQSNDETKRKMLDILKRFHSEEETERMDEDDSAVSEEIIQRILSGDQVSFDDLSAVEKKQFQRALASGELSKMIEPWDPWWLKPSARTISLSQEGTQLIQALDKQEESALPQEDLESNQSSEIPPGPESPLLPISKLSSTEPSPFLAVHLVDILYSYCFALRLYNGEWQSDTIGSAMVVLSVSSVLGQGRQPETVLEALSHCLEQICSPAYRHMGGLQLGLVLVEDVISLISLGGPALVCSLCDLQRLIQTGERELKSEKHKKYTRVEIRSKLKLAERKIYFMMCWVHEQPGEAWSSLAAILRAEKSSAVDYYGGSKQAVKTNNKEETRGKALVEEI, encoded by the exons ATGGCGGAGATGATCCTCACCTCCGAGAAACTTTCCAATTCTTCATCGTTGAATCCTCCTTCCCGGATAATTTGCCACGT GTGCCAGAAGCAATTTTCACAATATACATGTCCTCGATGCAACTCTCGGTACTGTTCCCTCCACTGTTATAAG TCACATAGTCTTCGATGCACTGAGTCCTTCATGCGAGAAAATGTAGTTGAGGAGCTTCAGCAGATGCAGTCCAATGATGAAACTAAACGGAAAATGTTAGACATATTAAAGCGGTTCCATTCAGAAGAGGAAACAGAGAGGATGGATGAGGatg ATTCAGCTGTGTCTGAAGAGATTATTCAAAGGATTTTGTCCG GAGATCAagttagttttgatgatttatcTGCAGTAGAGAAGAAACAGTTCCAAAGAGCGCTTGCATCTGGGGAACTGAGTAAAATGATTGAGCCATGGGATCCTTGGTGGTTGAAGCCTTCTGCACGAACAATATCCCTCAGTCAGGAAGGAACTCAACTCATCCAGGCACTTGACAAGCAGGAAGAATCGGCATTACCACAAGAAGATTTAGAAAGTAACCAATCAAGTGAGATTCCTCCTGGCCCCGAAAGTCCACTACTTCCAATTAGCAAGCTTAGTTCCACAGAGCCATCACCATTTTTGGCTGTTCACCTGGTTGACATTTTATATAGCTACTGTTTCGCACTTCGACTATACAACGGAGAATGGCAATCAGATACCATAGGATCAGCCATGGTGGTGTTGAGTGTTTCCTCTGTCTTGGGTCAAGGCAGGCAACCAGAAACTGTGTTGGAAGCTCTGTCTCATTGCTTGGAGCAAATTTGCTCTCCGGCTTACAGACACATGGGTGGCTTGCAACTTGGATTGGTTCTTGTTGAAGATGTGATAAGCCTAATCTCTCTTGGGGGTCCTGCTTTGGTGTGTTCGCTCTGTGATCTGCAGAGGCTGATTCAGACCGGGGAGAGGGAACTGAAGTCGGAGAAACACAAAAAGTACACAAGGGTGGAAATTAGGAGTAAGCTCAAGCTTGCCGAGAGGAAGATCTATTTCATGATGTGTTGGGTCCATGAGCAGCCGGGTGAAGCTTGGTCTTCCTTAGCAGCCATTTTACGTGCAGAGAAAAGCTCTGCTGTTGATTATTATGGAGGCAGTAAGCAAGCTGTGAAAACGAACAATAAGGAAGAAACCAGAGGCAAGGCTTTGGTTGAAGAGATTTAA
- the LOC122282126 gene encoding zinc finger HIT domain-containing protein 2 isoform X2: MRENVVEELQQMQSNDETKRKMLDILKRFHSEEETERMDEDDSAVSEEIIQRILSGDQVSFDDLSAVEKKQFQRALASGELSKMIEPWDPWWLKPSARTISLSQEGTQLIQALDKQEESALPQEDLESNQSSEIPPGPESPLLPISKLSSTEPSPFLAVHLVDILYSYCFALRLYNGEWQSDTIGSAMVVLSVSSVLGQGRQPETVLEALSHCLEQICSPAYRHMGGLQLGLVLVEDVISLISLGGPALVCSLCDLQRLIQTGERELKSEKHKKYTRVEIRSKLKLAERKIYFMMCWVHEQPGEAWSSLAAILRAEKSSAVDYYGGSKQAVKTNNKEETRGKALVEEI; encoded by the exons ATGCGAGAAAATGTAGTTGAGGAGCTTCAGCAGATGCAGTCCAATGATGAAACTAAACGGAAAATGTTAGACATATTAAAGCGGTTCCATTCAGAAGAGGAAACAGAGAGGATGGATGAGGatg ATTCAGCTGTGTCTGAAGAGATTATTCAAAGGATTTTGTCCG GAGATCAagttagttttgatgatttatcTGCAGTAGAGAAGAAACAGTTCCAAAGAGCGCTTGCATCTGGGGAACTGAGTAAAATGATTGAGCCATGGGATCCTTGGTGGTTGAAGCCTTCTGCACGAACAATATCCCTCAGTCAGGAAGGAACTCAACTCATCCAGGCACTTGACAAGCAGGAAGAATCGGCATTACCACAAGAAGATTTAGAAAGTAACCAATCAAGTGAGATTCCTCCTGGCCCCGAAAGTCCACTACTTCCAATTAGCAAGCTTAGTTCCACAGAGCCATCACCATTTTTGGCTGTTCACCTGGTTGACATTTTATATAGCTACTGTTTCGCACTTCGACTATACAACGGAGAATGGCAATCAGATACCATAGGATCAGCCATGGTGGTGTTGAGTGTTTCCTCTGTCTTGGGTCAAGGCAGGCAACCAGAAACTGTGTTGGAAGCTCTGTCTCATTGCTTGGAGCAAATTTGCTCTCCGGCTTACAGACACATGGGTGGCTTGCAACTTGGATTGGTTCTTGTTGAAGATGTGATAAGCCTAATCTCTCTTGGGGGTCCTGCTTTGGTGTGTTCGCTCTGTGATCTGCAGAGGCTGATTCAGACCGGGGAGAGGGAACTGAAGTCGGAGAAACACAAAAAGTACACAAGGGTGGAAATTAGGAGTAAGCTCAAGCTTGCCGAGAGGAAGATCTATTTCATGATGTGTTGGGTCCATGAGCAGCCGGGTGAAGCTTGGTCTTCCTTAGCAGCCATTTTACGTGCAGAGAAAAGCTCTGCTGTTGATTATTATGGAGGCAGTAAGCAAGCTGTGAAAACGAACAATAAGGAAGAAACCAGAGGCAAGGCTTTGGTTGAAGAGATTTAA
- the LOC122282411 gene encoding protein FAR-RED IMPAIRED RESPONSE 1-like, producing MESPTPHISRSSATSNYKGTKDNRPNGGETEVQCDSPRVEESTKDRQNTREIEDCSSGTSQNMVMDDDDMVEELTNGMEFNSFEDLLSYYKQYGKKCGFGVMIKRTEIGEDEAVRYVTLACVQGGKSRNRTLNVTNSRPTGKTECNAKINAVRIDGKLRLTTIHNIHNHGLNPKKSHFFRCNREVSESVKRILDTNDLGGIRMNKSFGSLVVGAGGFENLLFLEKDCRNYIDKVKHLRLGAGGAGALNEYFLWMQYRNPGFFALMDLDDDGRLKNVFWADPRSRTAYQYFSDVVTFDTTYLTNRYGMLFASFVGVNHYGQSILLRAGLISSQDTETFVWLFQIWLQCMDGITPKAIIIDQDRTMKNAIAIVFQKPNIDFACGIY from the coding sequence ATGGAAAGTCCGACTCCTCACATCAGTAGAAGCTCTGCTACAAGCAACTATAAAGGTACAAAGGATAATAGACCTAATGGTGGGGAAACTGAAGTGCAATGTGATTCTCCAAGAGTTGAAGAAAGTACTAAGGATAGGCAAAATACACGGGAAATAGAGGATTGTAGTTCTGGGAcatctcaaaatatggtaatggatgatgatgatatggTTGAGGAGCTAACCAATGGGATGGAGTTTAATTCCTTTGAAGATTTATTGAGTTATTATAAGCAATATGGTAAGAAATGTGGCTTTGGGGTGATGATCAAAAGGACTGAGATAGGAGAAGATGAGGCTGTTAGATATGTCACCCTTGCTTGTGTTCAGGGTGGGAAGTCTCGGAATAGGACATTGAATGTCACCAACTCACGTCCAACAGGGAAGACGGAATGTAACGCAAAGATTAATGCCGTAAGAATTGATGGAAAGCTTCGATTGACTACAATTCATAATATCCATAACCATGGCCTCAATCCAAAAAAATCTCActtctttcgatgtaatagagaagtgagtGAGTCGGTAAAAAGAATCCTAGATACAAATGACTTGGGTGGCATCCGAATGAATAAGAGTTTCGGATCTCTTGTTGTTGGTGCGGGTGGATTTGAGAACCTTCTAtttttggaaaaggattgtCGTAATTATATCGATAAAGTAAAACATTTACGACTTGGAGCTGGTGGTGCTGGAGCACTTAATGAGTATTTTTTATGGATGCAGTATAGAAATCCTGGGTTTTTTGCTttgatggatttagatgatGACGGGAGGTTAAAGAATGTCTTCTGGGCAGACCCCCGTAGTAGAACAGCCTACCAATATTTTAGTGACGTGGTCACATTCGACACCACTTACCTGACGAATAGATATGGGATGctctttgcatcatttgttggtgtaaaccactaTGGGCAATCAATTTTGTTGAGAGCAGGCTTGATTTCCAGCCAGGATACTGAGACTTTTGTATGGTTATTCCAGATCTGGCTGCAATGTATGGATGGTATAACTCCGAAAGCTATTATCATTGATCAGGATAGaacaatgaaaaatgcaatcgCTATTGTTTTCCAGAAACCAAACATAGATTTTGCCTGTGGCATATACTAA